Genomic DNA from Cucumis melo cultivar AY chromosome 10, USDA_Cmelo_AY_1.0, whole genome shotgun sequence:
ATTTTTTAGTACAAGGGTTGCAGAGAAGACCTACGGGAGGAAGATTATGGCtgacaaatttaaaagattacTTAAAAACATTTTACCATTATATGACTGCTTTCAATCTAAATGGCTGCCAATCACCAAAAATAACATGTCATGCAAGCTTTTAATAACTTATTCTAAACTTCATTGACCCTTACTGAAAAATGCTGAGACACGAGGGTATTGTTAGCTTTTGTTGTGTTTACATAAACTAGTCAGATGAGATTGTTATTCTTCCTAAGACAGTTACATGTAGTAAAGTAGTGTTAACATCTCCTAAAGGTTGCTTTTAACTTCACAATCCGTTAAGCATAAGAGCATGGTTACTAAGGTGTGCTCAACCAAATATAAGAAATTATCAACATTATAAGGAAATATCAGTTTGCCTCATTATCGTAACATCGTTAGAAGAATGAGCACCATGGATCTCTCTTTTTGAACCAATGTTAGACTTTAGTTTATGCCTAACAAACTTTCCCTAAAACAAAATACCACCTCGGGAGTCTCTTCTTTTCTGCATAGAAACACTAAATAGAGCACAATCACGAGTCACATATATAATCTTCTAAATCTTTTTACTACTTTACCAGACTTGAGAGGATTGCTCTACTTGGTTGTTACATCTCAAGCACTTTTGTTTGATCTAGGGATTCATATGCAAGACTTACTAATTTTGTTCAAAAATTGAGGATCTCAAATACAACTAGATGTAGACCATGGTTCTAATAACAATCGATAAGGACAATAGATTTTCCACATATTTCTATAATGATTTGATATTGTCTACGTTGGGTATAATCCTTCGTAAGTTTGTTTTTGGAATTACCTAAAATACCtcatattaataaaaataattgtacTCACTTATATACCATAGGTCTCTTACTTTCATAGGCAATGCGAGACTTTGTTTGTATCTAACAgtgaaaagaaagagaagtcaTGTAGAACATCTAGAAGGGAAGAAAATCTTGAAGCCTGGTAGGAAGAGTGGAGGCCAGAGATTCTAtgaaacaatttaaaaaaaagaaaaagcaaagagaaaccaaatttattaaaatttcaagATGGAAGGTGGGTTTTCTCTTCAAATATTGGTGATAGAAGCAGAGACATgggagaagaagagaaaatatgTGAGGTGAGAGTTATGACACGCAAGAAGAAGATTGGAAATGAAGGTTCATTGTACAAGTGGCATTGCCCTTGAGATGAGATTAATCTTGTTCCTAACCTTTGCTTTTGTATTCTGTTTTCTCTTTCTAGAATACACTTCAaagttcaaattcttttttGCTTAGATGATAAGGACAAATGAAGGACTTTAGTATGCATATTTTTCTACTTATTTGTTTGCTAATTGCTACAGCATTGATCTAACAAGACATACATACCAacatttttttagtacaactaCTGGGATCTCTGGCTAAGCTAAGGGAATAAGAACATGCTAATGCCACAAAGTCAAACTCACTATAATGTCATAGTTTAAAGACCAGAAATGTGAGgagttaaatatatataaccaATAACATGAATTAAATACATATAACCATCAAAATTTAGGAAATAAATTTAtgatttaatataattaaaaataacgggaaaaaaagaataaaatgagACCGACATGAACTCTTACAATGCCTGGTGCTACACAAGAAAAAGCAAACGCCTTGTCAGCAACGTGCAACATCGAAAACTAAAAGGGATAGGGGAATTTGGCCCCCCAACCAATATCCATTGTCATAAAGTTAGCACTTATCCTTTCGGGAAGTGAGGGCCCCAAATTTGTCCTAGTTTCACTTCATCATCACCCTTAGCGTCACATCAGCAACCCACTAATGTAGAGTCAGTCCCTCTTCTCAAAGAGTAAGGTTTCTTTCCAGTTGTGCCTCTAAAAGGGTGAGAATGGAGACTAAAAAAAGAAGACAACTTCATTGCTGCCTAAAAAGTTTGCTGCCCTAGAAAACGAACTTAAGAAAAGTACAGAAGAGCTCAAGAACAGTGAGTGAAAATTTTGACCAATCACATTAATTCTTAAGAGTGGAGTCCTATTTAATAAGATTGAGACGGCGGTTATTATGACAAGAAGAGCAGAAGAAGTGGGGCAATTGTTCGAAACTTCTCTAGAATATCGACTTCAGTAAACTAACTTGAGGAGAAGAACGGTTGGAATAATGTGTTGATTGATGATAGTCACCTTCGAATCTAGTCCCTTGATTTCTTAAGTGCTTGAGTAACATGTTTCAATTGCCATGAGATGGCTAATTGGGAAATAGAGGTTTCTATTGAAGTCCAAGTCTAGGCATCTAAATTGATAAAAACGTCCattggaataatttttttttttcatccaaGCAGTGGACACGTGGCTTAGATGCCATATGATGAAGAGAATTGGTAAATGGACGACATACAGAACAATATTGATCATCAGCTGTCACCTAAAGCTACAgttacattttatttctttaaatggGAAGTTTGGGACCTGCATCTCACTGATGGAGGGTCAACACGGAATGCAGCTTTACTATTTTCCTTTTACTTTCAATCTTCGAGAAATGGCGAAGGTTTGTGAAGGGTATGAGTCAGAGAAGATATAATCTACATTCACATAGGACATTCCAAATTGCAAGCTTGAATAAGAATCCAACTTGTACAGTAATCTCCATTGGAGGTATATGAATATTAAACGGAAAATGTAGTGATAAATCTGATAAGAATGCTCTCTCTTTTCTTtgaggaaaaaacaaaaaatgaaaaaagtttcCCTTTTGTACAAATTCTACTGAAGCTATACACACAAGAAATCCTTGATGTGATCAAACATTTCAAGGGTCCGAGTTTGTGAGAGTTGTGACTTGTTCAGAACCTGAAACGCATGGCCAACTCCTTCGTAAACCACATAATTGATCAGCTTACCCGCTCTATGTAAAGCAGAGCAAAACTCCAAGTTCCTATCTTTCAAGATGTCCATTTCTGATATGCATATCAAACTAGGCAAAACCCTCGAATCCTCCACCGTAAACAATCCTTTTGTAGAAGGATTGCACCATGGGTGGTCACGGTTTGTCCCGGAAGGCAACGCCAGCCGCCAGTACGTATCGGAAACCCCCAACGTCAGTGGGGAACGAGGAGGTTGGACAAGAAACTTCTCTGAATTGGTCCTTGACTCTCCACCGAAAAATGGTTGTATCAAAATGCTACCTTTAATAACTAACGGTTTCAAAATCACAGCTCCAGAAGCAGTCGTCTTACCACCAAGTCTGGCAGCTACATTGAAGGCTATGTTGCCACCGGCACTATCACCACTAAGGTAGATTTTGGTAAAGTCGCAGTATCTTGACCACCAATTCTGCTTGCCCCCTACAAAAGCAACTTGTTTCAACCATTGAAGGGTCTTTAATCCATCTTCATAAGGAGCAGGAAGAGGGTTTTCTGGAGCCAAACGATAATTCACAGACATAATTATACAGTCAGCTTTTGCAGAGAGCTTGGCCAGGAACTCATGGTAGCAACTCCAAGCGGCCGAGCCAACACAAAACCCACCTCCATGGAAGTATACAATCAAAGGAAGCTTCTCCTGGCACTGTGTCGGAATATAGAAACGAGCCCAAATGTTGTTCAGTTTATCCACAACTACATCCCAAGAAGTAACACCGAGCTCTGGCGGCAATGCATTAGAGACACAGGGAACTATCTGGGGTCTTTCCACATACCCATTTCCGTAAACTCTAATCAGGCCTTCAATCTCCTCAACCAACACATCATGTTGATCAAAGCCATTAACATGTTCTTCAAAACTTGGAATTTGATCAAGGTTAATGGTAGGCATTTTTTTTGTCCTCATTGAACAAGGATGGAGATGAGAAACGATGCAGAAACTAAAGTCGGAGGCTTTTCAGAGTATTAATTGATTATGGATCGGAGTATGAACTTCTGACGCTCCTTATATAGATGATGAAAAGATGTCTCATTGTATGACGTGGACAGCTATTCTATCAAGTTGGGGGtctggagggggggggggggggggggggggatatTACCCTTTCTTTTCCTGCCAAGTGGGCAATTGGCTGAGTGCCACATGTTTTGACATTACATTGATTCAAgcacaattagctagagcaagGACTTCtctactttttctcctttattttGTAGGAATGTATAAAAGGTGAGATTCTCATGTTTTAGTATATGCTATATTCAAATTACGATAGCAGAAAAAAAATGTACATACACTAATAAAAAACGCGAAGATAAAAAAGATGGTGTGAAAagatgtacataataaagtgAAGCCTACAGTTCTAGAATGCAATGCTTTTCCATTCCCACTTATGACTTTTTGAAATGGCTCACTTTGAATGCGCTTTGTCTGAAAAGCAAAGTCTGACTTACCTTGCAGTAGTGTGTATTCTCGGATTGGTGAGTTGTTATGGCCTACAGACACCCCCATTGGAAAGCTCCATCATTAATATGTGCTTAAAGTTCAAGCACAAGAGAAACATGTCATGTTGCTTGTCTGACTTCAACCCATcgtaactaaaaaaaataaaaacttaccTCAAACATAATTAATACCATTGTCGCATCTATTGAGCAGCCTCCATGGCCAACACGCTATAAGAACTGTTGGTGAACATGCCCCAGCCATCACAATTGTTGCCCCCCAAAAGAACTTCGGTACCCATAATCGTTCTACTACAGCTTCTTTCTTTCAGGACTTTTATCAAACACCTTGTACACGCCTCACctaagaaggaaaaagaaaaccccACCATAAAATATTCTTTATCCCCCCATTAAATTTGTTCTATTAGGATTCATACAAAGCAAATTTCCAATCAAGACAGACACACATTCACTAAAAAATGATAGATATTTTAAGTCTTTCATTATATGATATGTGGTTATAAATCCCAGCTTCAAGGGTCAAACCTGATATACCAATTGTGCGCAAAGCTGTCTGTAAGTGTGATTGCCTGACAATGATTTTGAAGTCAAAAGCATCGGTATTGAGTTGGTTGTCCAAATGCGAAATGTTTCGTGAGTGCTTAAAATGTGTAGTCAAATTCAGTTGACTTTAACTCAAGTGCTCTAGATAGCTTGTCAAACTTCTCGTTCATGACTGTTGGAAGTTGATAATTGCGACGTTTCAGTAGAGCTTCTGTTTTGCTTTCTATCTTACGGCGCTAAAACAGAAGAGAAGGAACTTTGTCCAAACTGACATAACCATCGATGTCCCTTCGATCCGAGCCGGCGTTCTATATGACAAGATGTTCTTTATAAAATGGTGTCATTTCATCTTATCCTCTAAATTTGTcaagttaaaaataaaacttttacACTTTACCTAACAAAATcatcgaaaaataaaaaaaaatcattttatctTTCTAAACTATTCGATTTAATCTTCACCTTGAAAAGTTAAATTTATAACATTTTGCTTACGTCAAAACCTACTATCTCATTTCGTTAGTATATCACTTTAGGGATGATCCTCCGTATCTtatcattttaaagaaaaacacaacaaaaaaataaataaaaactgcTATAAAAACTACTTTTAAGAATAACGAGTCATCAATTACAAACATCCTCCGCAATAAGTCAACCATACAAAAACCCAATCTAATGGAGTTCTTAAATTATCACTTACAAGTCTAGATTCTATTTTTGTCTAATAATAGAATGACTTATTCGACATTTCATTTCCAAAATTGATTGTCGAtctttaattgaattttttCAGTTGATTAATAAGATCACTCCACTATACGGGAATGAGTGACACCTAAGTCCATCAAGTGTATTGATTTGTCAACATAGACTTTTAATTCAATTATTATTATactttattaaaaacaaaaaacaaaaacaaaaacttgaTTTCCATTACACTAAAAAATAACAACGAGAGGtctttatcaataataaagtcAAAATCAACAAGTACATATTCGGAATATCATCAATAATATATACATTTTCCTCCACACCTTTTTTTGAATGTGGAATATTGGGAAGAGATTTAAAAATGGACATTTCTTTTCATACCCGTTACGgtaattctaattttttttttttttattttaaaaaaaagttgtttatTGATACGATCGAATgattaaaagtttaatttaatttattcctTTTGTTAAGATATAGtcaatttatttttgttaaaaaagtTATGCTATATTGACTAGAATTTTGGAATTAGAATGTAACGTGATGGAACAGTGAGTAAataactttgaatttttttttttaaaaaaagaatatatacatatactaaAAGACAATGGTTGACTggctaatttaaaaaaaaaaaatgatttttgtaATCAATGTCTATTTctttataaaataaaagtatatggggttgaaaagaaataataatgcATAGATTTGGATAAGAACAAAATCTTAAAAATTCAAGCAAATGGGCAGCCAAATATGTTCATTCCCCAGACATTAATTCCCACTTTCTCTCATCTTTTATCCTCATTCAGTGTactcttaatatatatatatatatatatatatatatatatatatatatatatatatatatatatatatatatatataaaagaacaaagaaaagaaataatggGGGTGGTTGAAAATGGGAGAGACCCTCTTTTGTTGAAAAATCATGTATGAAATGGATATGTTTTCTAATAAATTCAATCATGCATGGTTGTGAAAAACATTGAAAAATctttgaattaattaaacttaATATGAGATTAGTTTCAGCCAAATGAACAGAATCTAACACAAACAGACagacaaacaaacaaacaacctTTCTCTAGACACAAATTTTCCTACTTACAAAATGTGTTTACCAAACCTTACATGTATATAAATAATCTATCCTAACATATCTAAGTGTTCTTGAGGAGGAGAATTCTTACTCTAACAAGCATATAAATTCAATGGTAATTAAATATAGCATTCAAATAAAATGAtatgtttaattattatataatcATAATAAACCTAA
This window encodes:
- the LOC103489265 gene encoding probable carboxylesterase 6, which produces MRTKKMPTINLDQIPSFEEHVNGFDQHDVLVEEIEGLIRVYGNGYVERPQIVPCVSNALPPELGVTSWDVVVDKLNNIWARFYIPTQCQEKLPLIVYFHGGGFCVGSAAWSCYHEFLAKLSAKADCIIMSVNYRLAPENPLPAPYEDGLKTLQWLKQVAFVGGKQNWWSRYCDFTKIYLSGDSAGGNIAFNVAARLGGKTTASGAVILKPLVIKGSILIQPFFGGESRTNSEKFLVQPPRSPLTLGVSDTYWRLALPSGTNRDHPWCNPSTKGLFTVEDSRVLPSLICISEMDILKDRNLEFCSALHRAGKLINYVVYEGVGHAFQVLNKSQLSQTRTLEMFDHIKDFLCV